The Podospora bellae-mahoneyi strain CBS 112042 chromosome 7, whole genome shotgun sequence genome includes a window with the following:
- a CDS encoding hypothetical protein (EggNog:ENOG503NX3N; COG:V), translating into MALRIFITGGTGFIGSQVVLDALKAGHQLRLSVRREAQVEEVKARFPQHASKLDFAVIPNIDDAEAIRSALSNDINAIFHLASPVPGKGDDFKTEYLQPAVAGTEAILNAAAKTPAVKRVIIMSSILALMPLDSMNTPGLEVKAGINPTLAINPEMSFPSGPAGHGAKYAASKILAHRATIGWMRVHEPQFSLVTLHPTFVLGRDLTQQTSKPNGVNAYLMATLTNPPGGKPVVPASMVDVRDVSLTVLRSLDVELGRDELVTEYLVVGDPTCYDDVVEFVKTKYPAIPVNTEGPYDEPFTVDTSRTEKELGITRWHSMEEIVSSVLDQQLEIRGREGMAAL; encoded by the exons ATGGCGTTGCGAATCTTCATCACCGGCGGCACCGGCTTCATCGGCTCTCAAGTCGTGCTCGATGCCCTCAAGGCGGGCCACCAACTTCGCTTGAGTGTCAGGCGGGAGGCTCaagttgaggaggtcaaggcaCGGTTCCCCCAGCACGCTTCCAAGCTCGACTTTGCCGTCATCCCCAACATCGATGACGCCGAGGCAATTCGGTCCGCTCTGTCCAACGACATCAATGCCATCTTCCATCTCGCCTCACCCGTACCAGGCAAAGGTGACGACTTCAAGACTGAATATCTGCAACCCGCTGTCGCAGGGACTGAAGCAATATTAAATGCTGCTGCGAAGACGCCGGCCGTGAAGAGAGTAATCATCATGTCGTCcatcttggccttgatgccCCTGGACAGCATGAACACCCCTGGTCTGGAAGTCAAAG CCGGTATCAATCCAACCCTTGCCATCAACCCGGAGATGTCCTTCCCGTCTGGCCCCGCGGGCCATGGAGCCAAGTACGCAGCCTCCAAGATCCTCGCTCATCGAGCCACGATTGGGTGGATGCGGGTTCATGAGCCTCAGTTCTCCTTGGTGACGTTGCATCCGACCTTTGTCCTCGGTAGGGATCTCACCCAACAGACATCCAAGCCAAACGGCGTCAATGCCTATCTCATGGCAActctcaccaacccccctgGTGGCAAGCCGGTTGTGCCTGCGTCAATGGTGGATGTTCGTGATGTAAGCTTGACGGTGCTGCGAAGTCTTGATGTGGAGTTGGGTCGGGACGAGTTGGTGACTGAAtacttggtggttggggacCCAACATGCtatgatgatgttgtggagTTTGTCAAGACAAAATATCCCGCCATACCCGTCAACACTGAGGGCCCATACGACGAGCCTTTTACTGTCGATACGAGCCGTACCGAGAAGGAGCTCGGCATCACTCGATGGCACAGCATGGAGGAGATAGTATCGAGTGTTTTGGATCAGCAGCTGGAAATTCGGGGCCGGGAAGGAATGGCAGCATTGTGA
- a CDS encoding hypothetical protein (EggNog:ENOG503P4ED; COG:S): MPLWLIYHPPQTFTTPESKSALVKSITSIYTSSGLPAFYVVINFIPLSPDDNTFIGGEPSSARSKPFIRFVAEHIAVHVSQNPGRQERTIKRIDDALRPHVEEKGYDWEWHVDETPRALWKINGFVPPPFGSKAEKEWAELNRPVPWEEEEREGNQRGDRRYVVSM, translated from the exons ATGCCCCTCTGGCTCATctaccaccccccccaaaccttcaccacccccgaaTCCAAATCCGCCCTCGTCAAATCCATAACCTCAATCtacacctcctccggcctcCCCGCCTTCTACGTAgtcatcaacttcatccccctctcccccgatGACAACACCTTCATCGGCGGGGAGCCCTCCTCTGCCCGATCCAAACCCTTCATCCGCTTTGTAGCCGAGCACATCGCCGTCCACGTCAGTCAAAACCCCGGCCGTCAAGAGCGAACAATCAAGCGGATCGACGACGCTTTGCGACCGCATGTAGAGGAGAAGGGGTATGACTGGGAGTGGCACGTTGACGAGACGCCTAGGGCGTTGTGGAAGATCAATGGCTTTGTTCCGCCTCCTT TTGGGagcaaggccgagaaggagtgGGCTGAGTTGAACAGGCCGGTgccgtgggaggaggaggaaagggagggaaaCCAAAGGGGTGATCGGAGGTATGTGGTATCGATGTGA
- a CDS encoding hypothetical protein (COG:I; EggNog:ENOG503NWZ8), producing the protein MDSPPPPSGPSRRHVSPSSLSPSSQTVHISSSTTTRTSPPRNNPLLPTPTELALLSIYPLLLIFGTFFAVLSPDVQSSTYNPLTQSHDQGSLSPSYFARKNNLFNVLFVKRGWGWITFSFFLFIFTHPAVRTSAQRSRATIRWAVVTAWWVFVTQWFFGPAIIDRGFRITGGKCQVKMAEISEKDAGDVGVKEVFTAAACKSAGGRWSGGHDISGHVFLLVLGSCFLLQEVGWVVGRWVRFVREERAVVMADGAVKGATAELEREVRYQGEDMGRGTGVMEGLGHGGKVAVGVVGLCAWMLLMTAIYFHTWFEKFTGLLVALTALYTTYILPRNVPALRSIIGLPGI; encoded by the exons ATGgactcaccaccaccgccctccggCCCCTCCCGCCGACACGTCTCCCCttcatccctctccccctcctcccaaacagtccacatctcctcctcaacaacaacccgaACCTCGCCACCAagaaacaaccccctcctccccaccccaaccgAGCTCGCCCTCCTGAGCAtctaccccctcctcctcatcttcggcACCTTCTTCGCCGTCTTATCTCCAGACGTCCAATCCTCCACctacaaccccctcacccaatCCCACGACCAgggctccctctccccatcctaCTTTGCCCGCAAAAATAACCTTTTCAACGTCCTCTTTGTGAAGCGCGGGTGGGGGTGGATAacattttctttcttcctctttaTTTTCACGCACCCCGCTGTCAGGACATCGGCGCAAAGGAGCCGGGCGACGATACgatgggcggtggtgacggcGTGGTGGGTGTTTGTGACGCAGTGGTTTTTTGGGCCGGCGATTATCGATAGGGGGTTTAGGATTACGGGGGGGAAGTGTCAGGTTAAGATGGCGGAGATTTCGGAGAAGGATGCGGGGGATGTGGGTGTCAAGGAGGTTTTTACTGCGGCGGCGTGCAAGAGtgctggggggaggtggtcggGGGGCCATGATATCTCGGGGCAtgtgtttttgttggtgttggggagttgttttttgttgcaggaggttgggtgggttgttggaaggtgggtgaggtttgtgagggaggagagggcggttGTGATGGCTGATGGGGCGGTTAAGGGGGCGACGGcggagttggagagggaggtgaggtatcagggggaggatatggggagggggacgggggtgatggaggggttggggcatggggggaaggtggcggtgggagtggtggggttgtgtgcttggatgttgttgatgacggcGATTTATTTCCATACTTGGTTTGAGAAG TTTACTGGACTGCTTGTCGCTTTGACGGCTCTGTACACTACGTATATTCTTCCCCGGAACGTGCCCGCCCTCAGGAGCATCATTGGGTTGCCCGGGATTTGA